In one window of Arachis ipaensis cultivar K30076 chromosome B06, Araip1.1, whole genome shotgun sequence DNA:
- the LOC110264188 gene encoding uncharacterized protein LOC110264188 produces MEHTNLSTRSYSNDDVYYCCEGCVINVPFSWEHKPGLSKVANHDNLSNKGKMGNNNMLVLQPPPCSSYGTRRSEIMKVGEPNSLRISSNSFGMVEKLEDPFVEAYKRCTKIPFKVNSSNNILVSSSSSSSSSSWPNNIRKYMHIFSCKCEIKALQKLG; encoded by the exons ATGGAGCACACAAATTTAAGCACTAGAAGCTATAGTAATGATGATGTTTATTATTGTTGTGAAGGGTGTGTTATAAATGTGCCCTTTTCATGGGAACACAAGCCAGGACTCTCCAAAGTGGCAAACCATGATAATTTGTCAAACAAGGGCAAAATGGGTAATAATAATATGCTAGTGCTTCAACCTCCACCATGTTCATCATATGGCACAAGAAGAAGTGAGATTATGAAAGTGGGTGAACCAAATTCACTTAGAATTAGTAGTAATTCTTTTGGGATGGTGGAGAAATTAGAAGATCCTTTTGTGGAAGCTTACAAGAGATGCACCAAAATCCCCTTTAAGGTTAATAGTAGTAATAATATTCttgtatcatcatcatcatcatcatcatcatcatcatggccTAATAATATAAGGAAGTATATGCATATTTTTTCTTGCAA ATGTGAAATTAAAGCACTTCAAAAATTAGGGTAA
- the LOC107605580 gene encoding uncharacterized protein LOC107605580 isoform X1, which yields MSSQPYSSRKVLFSWEKKPSISKVTTTTPPPLNNNHGDEIPIKENEIFTKLLPPPPSCTQQQLQVEKEDTNIIPSNISTIVAGNNNHHHHHDFQDIPLPPCAFQPPYYRTSSKKGLWVGQDHQDDPFLAAYKECTKNDNNHHQRSGDGGERKKKKKDKKLVNKGSGLMIESRLRKGLSFFSCKKFSSVHDNNNLVRISSFPNNNNNIIDRD from the coding sequence ATGAGTAGTCAACCATATTCATCAAGAAAGGTATTATTCTCATGGGAAAAGAAGCCTAGTATCTCCAAGGTAACAACTACTACTCCTCCTCCTCTTAATAATAATCATGGTGATGAAATTCCCATTAAGGAGAATGAAATTTTTACTAAGTTATTACCACCCCCTCCATCATGCACACAACAACAACTACAAGTAGAGAAAGAAGATACTAATATTATTCCTAGTAATATTAGTACTATTGTAGCTGGaaataataatcatcatcatcatcatgatttTCAAGATATTCCACTTCCCCCATGTGCTTTTCAACCTCCATATTATAGAACATCTTCAAAGAAAGGACTTTGGGTTGGTCAAGATCATCAAGATGATCCCTTTCTAGCAGCTTACAAAGAGTGCACAAAGAATGATAATAATCATCATCAAAGAAGTGGTGATGGTggtgagaggaagaagaagaagaaggacaaGAAATTGGTCAACAAAGGTAGTGGATTGATGAttgaatcaaggttgaggaaggGCTTGTCTTTTTTCTCTTGTAAGAAGTTTTCAAGTGTTCATGACAATAATAACTTGGTTAGAATCTCTAGCTtcccaaacaacaacaacaacatcatagATAGAGATTGA
- the LOC107605580 gene encoding uncharacterized protein LOC107605580 isoform X3: protein MSSQPYSSRKVLFSWEKKPSISKVTTTTPPPLNNNHGDEIPIKENEIFTKLLPPPPSCTQQQLQVEKEDTNIIPSNNHHHDFQDIPLPPCAFQPPYYRTSSKKGLWVGQDHQDDPFLAAYKECTKNDNNHHQRSGDGGERKKKKKDKKLVNKGSGLMIESRLRKGLSFFSCKKFSSVHDNNNLVRISSFPNNNNNIIDRD from the exons ATGAGTAGTCAACCATATTCATCAAGAAAGGTATTATTCTCATGGGAAAAGAAGCCTAGTATCTCCAAGGTAACAACTACTACTCCTCCTCCTCTTAATAATAATCATGGTGATGAAATTCCCATTAAGGAGAATGAAATTTTTACTAAGTTATTACCACCCCCTCCATCATGCACACAACAACAACTACAAGTAGAGAAAGAAGATACTAATATTATTCCTAGTAATA atcatcatcatgatttTCAAGATATTCCACTTCCCCCATGTGCTTTTCAACCTCCATATTATAGAACATCTTCAAAGAAAGGACTTTGGGTTGGTCAAGATCATCAAGATGATCCCTTTCTAGCAGCTTACAAAGAGTGCACAAAGAATGATAATAATCATCATCAAAGAAGTGGTGATGGTggtgagaggaagaagaagaagaaggacaaGAAATTGGTCAACAAAGGTAGTGGATTGATGAttgaatcaaggttgaggaaggGCTTGTCTTTTTTCTCTTGTAAGAAGTTTTCAAGTGTTCATGACAATAATAACTTGGTTAGAATCTCTAGCTtcccaaacaacaacaacaacatcatagATAGAGATTGA
- the LOC107605580 gene encoding uncharacterized protein LOC107605580 isoform X2, whose protein sequence is MSSQPYSSRKVLFSWEKKPSISKVTTTTPPPLNNNHGDEIPIKENEIFTKLLPPPPSCTQQQLQVEKEDTNIIPSNINHHDFQDIPLPPCAFQPPYYRTSSKKGLWVGQDHQDDPFLAAYKECTKNDNNHHQRSGDGGERKKKKKDKKLVNKGSGLMIESRLRKGLSFFSCKKFSSVHDNNNLVRISSFPNNNNNIIDRD, encoded by the exons ATGAGTAGTCAACCATATTCATCAAGAAAGGTATTATTCTCATGGGAAAAGAAGCCTAGTATCTCCAAGGTAACAACTACTACTCCTCCTCCTCTTAATAATAATCATGGTGATGAAATTCCCATTAAGGAGAATGAAATTTTTACTAAGTTATTACCACCCCCTCCATCATGCACACAACAACAACTACAAGTAGAGAAAGAAGATACTAATATTATTCCTAGTAATATTA atcatcatgatttTCAAGATATTCCACTTCCCCCATGTGCTTTTCAACCTCCATATTATAGAACATCTTCAAAGAAAGGACTTTGGGTTGGTCAAGATCATCAAGATGATCCCTTTCTAGCAGCTTACAAAGAGTGCACAAAGAATGATAATAATCATCATCAAAGAAGTGGTGATGGTggtgagaggaagaagaagaagaaggacaaGAAATTGGTCAACAAAGGTAGTGGATTGATGAttgaatcaaggttgaggaaggGCTTGTCTTTTTTCTCTTGTAAGAAGTTTTCAAGTGTTCATGACAATAATAACTTGGTTAGAATCTCTAGCTtcccaaacaacaacaacaacatcatagATAGAGATTGA